ATCAACCAGCGCAGCACCACGCATTGCTGCTAAAATGCCAAGAACACCTGTCCCTGTTCCCATGTCAAGCACATTTTTGTTCGTGCAGTCGTGCTTTAGAATTCCAGATGCCATTAAGTAGGTTGTTTCATGGTGTCCTGTCCCAAAGGCCATTTTGGGTTCCATTACAATGCGATAGTTGTACTCTTTCTCAACGTTATGGAAATGAGCTAAAAGAATACATTCGTCGTCTATAATAATGGGGTCAAAATTAGACTCCCATACGGCATTCCAGTTTTGGGATATAATTTTGGTATGCTCTATTGTCGGAGTACTTTGATGCTCTAATGTAATTTGCTTGATCGAATCAAAGACTACTTCATTAAATTCATTTTCTTGAATGTAAGCGTTAAAACCATGCTCTATATCCGTAAAACTTTCATAACCAGCATCACCTAGTTCTGCAACTAGTATTTCTGCCAATTCATCGTTGTAGGGAGTAAGCGTAACCTTTAGCTCTATGTAGTCCATTTTATTAGGTATGATAAATGATGGTGTAAAGGTAAGATTTAAGAGGTTAAGATGAAAGAGGGGAGAGATGAGGCAGGAGTGCTTTTGTTACGTGGATCAA
The sequence above is a segment of the Alistipes sp. ZOR0009 genome. Coding sequences within it:
- the prmA gene encoding 50S ribosomal protein L11 methyltransferase — its product is MDYIELKVTLTPYNDELAEILVAELGDAGYESFTDIEHGFNAYIQENEFNEVVFDSIKQITLEHQSTPTIEHTKIISQNWNAVWESNFDPIIIDDECILLAHFHNVEKEYNYRIVMEPKMAFGTGHHETTYLMASGILKHDCTNKNVLDMGTGTGVLGILAAMRGAALVDAIDIDSWSYESAVENAQFNNVAGQMNVFCGDASLLTSPNKYDLVLANINRNILIKDMPTYYQSMKQGATIMFSGILLEDIPAIEVSAAALRLKKVGENRRNKWAFLAFEK